From a single Phragmites australis chromosome 7, lpPhrAust1.1, whole genome shotgun sequence genomic region:
- the LOC133924280 gene encoding uncharacterized protein LOC133924280 isoform X1 has translation MEPAPLSCLQEDGEEEPAGGSAAAVPPRPATHSHSLHKYAPLDWSDYFDEERRVATPDTDDVFNVYTAGSEGPVVFCLHGGGYSGLSFALAASHIKDKARVVAMDLRGHGRSTTSDDLDLSIETLTNDVLAVIRTMYGDSPPAIILVGHSMGGSVAVHVAARKEIRNLHGLVVVDVVEGTAMASLFHMQKILGNRAQHFPSIEKAIEWGVKGGPLRNIESARVSIPSTLKYDESRECYTYRTPLEETEKYWKGWYEGLSDKFLSCPVQKILLLAGTDRLDRALTIGQMQGKFQMVVVRNTGHAIQEDVPEEFASHILNFISRNKIGPNGVEIPGLIKKWQQ, from the exons ATGGAACCCGCACCGCTCTCCTGCCTGCAGGAGGATGGGGAGGAGGAGCCCGCCGGCggatccgccgccgccgtcccgcCTCGCCCTGCCACGCA CAGCCACTCGCTCCACAAGTACGCGCCGCTGGACTGGTCCGACTACTTCGACGAGGAGCGCCGCGTCGCCACCCCCGACACCGACGAC gtTTTCAATGTGTACACGGCCGGATCGGAGGGGCCCGTCGTGTTCTGCCTGCACGGAGGCGGCTACTCGGG GCTTTCATTTGCTCTAGCAGCAAGTCATATAAAGGACAAGGCTCGTGTTGTTGCCATGGATCTACGGGGACATGGAAGATCTACCACAAGCGATGATTTGGATTTGTCCATCGAA ACTCTCACCAATGATGTCTTAGCTGTTATACGTACAATGTATGGAGATTCACCACCAGCAATTATACTCGTTGGGCATAG CATGGGTGGTTCAGTAGCTGTACACGTGGCTGCAAGAAAAGAAATTCGTAATCTTCATGGacttgttgttgttgatgtagTTGAG GGAACAGCAATGGCTTCACTGTTTCATATGCAGAAGATCTTAGGAAATCGGGCACAGCACTTCCCTAGCATCGAAAAAGCA ATTGAATGGGGTGTCAAAGGTGGTCCGTTAAGGAACATTGAGTCTGCTCGTGTGTCCATTCCATCTACCTTGAAATATGATGAATCACGGGAATG CTATACATATCGCACTCCTCTTGAGGAAACAGAAAAGTACTGGAAAGGATG GTATGAGGGTCTTTCAGACAAGTTCTTATCTTGTCCAGTGCAAAAGATCCTGTTATTAGCTGGCACCGATAGACTGGACAG AGCTTTAACAATTGGTCAAATGCAAGGAAAATTTCAAATGGTGGTGGTTCGAAACACTGGGCATGCCATACAG GAAGATGTACCTGAAGAATTTGCATCACACATACTGAATTTCATATCTCGAAACAAAATAGGGCCTAATGGTGTCGAG ATACCTGGCCTCATTAAAAAATGGCAGCAGTAG
- the LOC133924280 gene encoding uncharacterized protein LOC133924280 isoform X2, whose protein sequence is MEPAPLSCLQEDGEEEPAGGSAAAVPPRPATHHSLHKYAPLDWSDYFDEERRVATPDTDDVFNVYTAGSEGPVVFCLHGGGYSGLSFALAASHIKDKARVVAMDLRGHGRSTTSDDLDLSIETLTNDVLAVIRTMYGDSPPAIILVGHSMGGSVAVHVAARKEIRNLHGLVVVDVVEGTAMASLFHMQKILGNRAQHFPSIEKAIEWGVKGGPLRNIESARVSIPSTLKYDESRECYTYRTPLEETEKYWKGWYEGLSDKFLSCPVQKILLLAGTDRLDRALTIGQMQGKFQMVVVRNTGHAIQEDVPEEFASHILNFISRNKIGPNGVEIPGLIKKWQQ, encoded by the exons ATGGAACCCGCACCGCTCTCCTGCCTGCAGGAGGATGGGGAGGAGGAGCCCGCCGGCggatccgccgccgccgtcccgcCTCGCCCTGCCACGCA CCACTCGCTCCACAAGTACGCGCCGCTGGACTGGTCCGACTACTTCGACGAGGAGCGCCGCGTCGCCACCCCCGACACCGACGAC gtTTTCAATGTGTACACGGCCGGATCGGAGGGGCCCGTCGTGTTCTGCCTGCACGGAGGCGGCTACTCGGG GCTTTCATTTGCTCTAGCAGCAAGTCATATAAAGGACAAGGCTCGTGTTGTTGCCATGGATCTACGGGGACATGGAAGATCTACCACAAGCGATGATTTGGATTTGTCCATCGAA ACTCTCACCAATGATGTCTTAGCTGTTATACGTACAATGTATGGAGATTCACCACCAGCAATTATACTCGTTGGGCATAG CATGGGTGGTTCAGTAGCTGTACACGTGGCTGCAAGAAAAGAAATTCGTAATCTTCATGGacttgttgttgttgatgtagTTGAG GGAACAGCAATGGCTTCACTGTTTCATATGCAGAAGATCTTAGGAAATCGGGCACAGCACTTCCCTAGCATCGAAAAAGCA ATTGAATGGGGTGTCAAAGGTGGTCCGTTAAGGAACATTGAGTCTGCTCGTGTGTCCATTCCATCTACCTTGAAATATGATGAATCACGGGAATG CTATACATATCGCACTCCTCTTGAGGAAACAGAAAAGTACTGGAAAGGATG GTATGAGGGTCTTTCAGACAAGTTCTTATCTTGTCCAGTGCAAAAGATCCTGTTATTAGCTGGCACCGATAGACTGGACAG AGCTTTAACAATTGGTCAAATGCAAGGAAAATTTCAAATGGTGGTGGTTCGAAACACTGGGCATGCCATACAG GAAGATGTACCTGAAGAATTTGCATCACACATACTGAATTTCATATCTCGAAACAAAATAGGGCCTAATGGTGTCGAG ATACCTGGCCTCATTAAAAAATGGCAGCAGTAG
- the LOC133924280 gene encoding uncharacterized protein LOC133924280 isoform X3 → MGRRSPPADPPPPSRLALPRTATRSTSTRRWTGPTTSTRSAASPPPTPTTFSMCTRPDRRGPSCSACTEAATRASHIKDKARVVAMDLRGHGRSTTSDDLDLSIETLTNDVLAVIRTMYGDSPPAIILVGHSMGGSVAVHVAARKEIRNLHGLVVVDVVEGTAMASLFHMQKILGNRAQHFPSIEKAIEWGVKGGPLRNIESARVSIPSTLKYDESRECYTYRTPLEETEKYWKGWYEGLSDKFLSCPVQKILLLAGTDRLDRALTIGQMQGKFQMVVVRNTGHAIQEDVPEEFASHILNFISRNKIGPNGVEIPGLIKKWQQ, encoded by the exons ATGGGGAGGAGGAGCCCGCCGGCggatccgccgccgccgtcccgcCTCGCCCTGCCACGCA CAGCCACTCGCTCCACAAGTACGCGCCGCTGGACTGGTCCGACTACTTCGACGAGGAGCGCCGCGTCGCCACCCCCGACACCGACGAC gtTTTCAATGTGTACACGGCCGGATCGGAGGGGCCCGTCGTGTTCTGCCTGCACGGAGGCGGCTACTCGGG CAAGTCATATAAAGGACAAGGCTCGTGTTGTTGCCATGGATCTACGGGGACATGGAAGATCTACCACAAGCGATGATTTGGATTTGTCCATCGAA ACTCTCACCAATGATGTCTTAGCTGTTATACGTACAATGTATGGAGATTCACCACCAGCAATTATACTCGTTGGGCATAG CATGGGTGGTTCAGTAGCTGTACACGTGGCTGCAAGAAAAGAAATTCGTAATCTTCATGGacttgttgttgttgatgtagTTGAG GGAACAGCAATGGCTTCACTGTTTCATATGCAGAAGATCTTAGGAAATCGGGCACAGCACTTCCCTAGCATCGAAAAAGCA ATTGAATGGGGTGTCAAAGGTGGTCCGTTAAGGAACATTGAGTCTGCTCGTGTGTCCATTCCATCTACCTTGAAATATGATGAATCACGGGAATG CTATACATATCGCACTCCTCTTGAGGAAACAGAAAAGTACTGGAAAGGATG GTATGAGGGTCTTTCAGACAAGTTCTTATCTTGTCCAGTGCAAAAGATCCTGTTATTAGCTGGCACCGATAGACTGGACAG AGCTTTAACAATTGGTCAAATGCAAGGAAAATTTCAAATGGTGGTGGTTCGAAACACTGGGCATGCCATACAG GAAGATGTACCTGAAGAATTTGCATCACACATACTGAATTTCATATCTCGAAACAAAATAGGGCCTAATGGTGTCGAG ATACCTGGCCTCATTAAAAAATGGCAGCAGTAG
- the LOC133924280 gene encoding uncharacterized protein LOC133924280 isoform X4: protein MGRRSPPADPPPPSRLALPRTTRSTSTRRWTGPTTSTRSAASPPPTPTTFSMCTRPDRRGPSCSACTEAATRASHIKDKARVVAMDLRGHGRSTTSDDLDLSIETLTNDVLAVIRTMYGDSPPAIILVGHSMGGSVAVHVAARKEIRNLHGLVVVDVVEGTAMASLFHMQKILGNRAQHFPSIEKAIEWGVKGGPLRNIESARVSIPSTLKYDESRECYTYRTPLEETEKYWKGWYEGLSDKFLSCPVQKILLLAGTDRLDRALTIGQMQGKFQMVVVRNTGHAIQEDVPEEFASHILNFISRNKIGPNGVEIPGLIKKWQQ from the exons ATGGGGAGGAGGAGCCCGCCGGCggatccgccgccgccgtcccgcCTCGCCCTGCCACGCA CCACTCGCTCCACAAGTACGCGCCGCTGGACTGGTCCGACTACTTCGACGAGGAGCGCCGCGTCGCCACCCCCGACACCGACGAC gtTTTCAATGTGTACACGGCCGGATCGGAGGGGCCCGTCGTGTTCTGCCTGCACGGAGGCGGCTACTCGGG CAAGTCATATAAAGGACAAGGCTCGTGTTGTTGCCATGGATCTACGGGGACATGGAAGATCTACCACAAGCGATGATTTGGATTTGTCCATCGAA ACTCTCACCAATGATGTCTTAGCTGTTATACGTACAATGTATGGAGATTCACCACCAGCAATTATACTCGTTGGGCATAG CATGGGTGGTTCAGTAGCTGTACACGTGGCTGCAAGAAAAGAAATTCGTAATCTTCATGGacttgttgttgttgatgtagTTGAG GGAACAGCAATGGCTTCACTGTTTCATATGCAGAAGATCTTAGGAAATCGGGCACAGCACTTCCCTAGCATCGAAAAAGCA ATTGAATGGGGTGTCAAAGGTGGTCCGTTAAGGAACATTGAGTCTGCTCGTGTGTCCATTCCATCTACCTTGAAATATGATGAATCACGGGAATG CTATACATATCGCACTCCTCTTGAGGAAACAGAAAAGTACTGGAAAGGATG GTATGAGGGTCTTTCAGACAAGTTCTTATCTTGTCCAGTGCAAAAGATCCTGTTATTAGCTGGCACCGATAGACTGGACAG AGCTTTAACAATTGGTCAAATGCAAGGAAAATTTCAAATGGTGGTGGTTCGAAACACTGGGCATGCCATACAG GAAGATGTACCTGAAGAATTTGCATCACACATACTGAATTTCATATCTCGAAACAAAATAGGGCCTAATGGTGTCGAG ATACCTGGCCTCATTAAAAAATGGCAGCAGTAG
- the LOC133924281 gene encoding uncharacterized protein LOC133924281, producing MHLITFFTNIIGVVTIALISIVSVLGLVCLCRSVYFQLWIKRIGYQRLSYFNGPWLTRITLILVAFWWGIGEVLRLTFVNGEGRFISDRAWQVNVCKFYIISNLGFAEPGLFLLLAFLLSAALQKQELGTLNRKWNRKTIRAVFILCSPSLVWEACVVFIISSDDGQASKFAKYWYSASAVHNGDVTCTYPLLSSIFLGAFYIILTIYVMFVGGQTLSLVINKGLRRRIYMLIFSTVILVPRATLLGFSVLPWPGEVVHESLVFISFLVLMLAAMVGIVILVYFPVADTFAVGDQEHIEMQASRAIIL from the coding sequence ATGCACTTGATCACATTTTTCACCAATATCATTGGTGTGGTGACCATTGCTCTCATCTCCATAGTCTCCGTCTTGGGCCTGGTCTGCCTCTGTCGCTCGGTGTACTTCCAGCTGTGGATCAAAAGAATAGGTTATCAGCGGCTTAGCTACTTCAACGGTCCGTGGCTGACTCGCATAACATTGATCCTGGTTGCATTCTGGTGGGGTATTGGAGAGGTACTCCGGCTCACCTTTGTGAATGGGGAGGGGAGATTCATTTCTGACCGGGCATGGCAAGTGAATGTGTGCAAATTCTACATCATCTCAAATTTGGGGTTTGCAGAACCAGGATTGTTCCTCTTGCTCGCTTTCCTTCTTAGCGCAGCTTTGCAGAAACAAGAGCTTGGTACCTTAAACCGAAAATGGAACCGGAAGACCATACGTGCAGTGTTCATTCTCTGCTCACCTTCTCTCGTCTGGGAGGCTTGTGTTGTCTTCATCATTTCTTCAGATGATGGTCAGGCGTCAAAGTTTGCAAAGTACTGGTATTCTGCCTCCGCAGTCCACAATGGCGATGTCACATGCACATACCCATTGTTAAGCAGCATATTTCTCGGGGCATTCTACATCATCTTGACCATTTATGTCATGTTTGTTGGAGGTCAGACGCTGTCTCTGGTGATCAACAAGGGGCTCCGAAGGAGGATATATATGCTGATTTTTTCCACTGTAATCTTAGTTCCCCGAGCTACACTTCTTGGGTTCTCGGTTCTCCCTTGGCCTGGTGAAGTAGTCCATGAGTCTCTCGTGTTTATCTCCTTTCTTGTGCTGATGCTTGCTGCCATGGTTGGCATTGTGATCCTGGTGTATTTCCCGGTTGCTGATACCTTTGCCGTAGGTGACCAGGAGCATATAGAGATGCAAGCAAGTCGTGCCATTATCCTATGA